TTCTGAATAAGTGGAGAAGCACAAGATTCTCCAAGGTCTAATAGGATTGAAGATGCTTTACTTTGTTTAGACTCATCAGTTGACGATAAGTCATCTACAAGCAGTCTTGTAAGTTCGCTACTTACTAATCTATCAATTGTAGCTCTTGCATGTTTCTTTCGCTCTTCAAACTCCATAGATTTTACATGTTCACTAAACATACCTGTAATAGCATGGGTTTTGGCATAATCTCCTTCTTTTAAATATCGATTAGCTGCATGCTCAAGCAGGCTTGCTAACTCTTGGTAAATTTGACTGTTTGTTTCTTTACGCCCAGTTTCAATAAATTTCTCATCAACTCGCTCAACAATTTTTTTATCAGTTAAAGATTCAATTATTGAGTATAACTTTTTAAATGATATTACTGTTTTCAATCTTACATCTGTAATAGATGCCTCAAGATTAGCGGCTAACTTATCGCATAACTCACTGGCGAGTTCTAACTCATTTGGCGAGCGAAGGCTTTGAAGCAATGTTGGTATTTTTTGAAGTACTTCATCCTTAAGTAGAAAACTTGTGTCTTTCTTAAGAAAAGTTTTTACTTCCTCTACTGGTGAAATCTGAACACTGGGCGCTACGGCCGTAGGCGCCTCTTCTTTTACTTCACCAAATAAATCAGCACTAATCTCTGGTTTTGATTTGAGTAATTCAGATAAGATTTCAGAGTCATCGAGTGAAAACCTCTTTACGACTTCTAATTTTATTCTCTTTTTTATCTCTTTGTTATCAATTGAATTCATAAGGCTGGAAAGCTCACCAAGAGTTTGTAGTATCTTTTCCTGTGGAGCTATACCCTCTTTCCCTTTTTCAATAACAATGTCTTTTTCACCTATTGATACATATACTTTTTCGTTTATCTCAATATGGGGAAGTCCCTTAGGTTCAGCTTTTTGTTTTTCTGATAAATTACGAAGAAAAGTGTACAACTCTCCTTGAGTGAATCCGGGTTTAAATGTTATACTTTTAATATTGCATGCGTATAGGGAATCAAGAAATATACCTCCTTGAGCCTCAATTGGCTTACCATTAGCAAGAATTTTGCCTTCAGATTCACTTATAATGAATGTCTTTTCCTTTTTGAGTGCATCGGATAAAATTTTGTGGCAAGTAGTCAGAGAGTCTTTAATAAGACGGCTCTCAGGTGGATACAATAATATATTGCTGATAGCAATTCTGAATTCTTTTATTAAATCTTCCATTAGGCTAATAAATTATATCCTAATTATTACAAATTGTCAAGTATTTGAAAGCTCTTTTTTCTAATCACAATTAATGAAATGATAAAAGTTAGCATTCCACAACCACCGATAAACCCTAATATAAAATTAACTGGTAAAAAAGTAACCCAACCTGCTATCTTTACTAAAACAAATTTGTAAATGTAATAAATTGCAAGCATGGCTATTCCACTCAAAAG
The bacterium genome window above contains:
- a CDS encoding HEAT repeat domain-containing protein, with the protein product MEDLIKEFRIAISNILLYPPESRLIKDSLTTCHKILSDALKKEKTFIISESEGKILANGKPIEAQGGIFLDSLYACNIKSITFKPGFTQGELYTFLRNLSEKQKAEPKGLPHIEINEKVYVSIGEKDIVIEKGKEGIAPQEKILQTLGELSSLMNSIDNKEIKKRIKLEVVKRFSLDDSEILSELLKSKPEISADLFGEVKEEAPTAVAPSVQISPVEEVKTFLKKDTSFLLKDEVLQKIPTLLQSLRSPNELELASELCDKLAANLEASITDVRLKTVISFKKLYSIIESLTDKKIVERVDEKFIETGRKETNSQIYQELASLLEHAANRYLKEGDYAKTHAITGMFSEHVKSMEFEERKKHARATIDRLVSSELTRLLVDDLSSTDESKQSKASSILLDLGESCASPLIQKIKETSDLRLRKSVADLLVKIGNEAVNQLIKELEADTSLTPSLRILDVLDGIGHEAQVVEGLHKELANPNFQVRRKTLDILCQIGTEPAKEVLLEAVDDESYIIKERAIEFLGDMKYEPAVPKLIKLIESKEEKETVQVEACKSLGKIGNPSSIPILFKMTSPKTIFSTGKSREIRIAAIEALSKLGDDRIKKFINDKDPFVRKITREAIGSQNPLEKEPD